A stretch of Arachis hypogaea cultivar Tifrunner chromosome 15, arahy.Tifrunner.gnm2.J5K5, whole genome shotgun sequence DNA encodes these proteins:
- the LOC112748342 gene encoding uncharacterized protein produces the protein MREGESGRERLRVKHGEEDGHAIERDKGESVGGFASGVKEGSSKGDLSSRVTSKILFRDKVIGSTVATGINRTEALDEDSMAVVTGKQGDPMPPRVCFSEEARNILSEPYKEAIVIKVLGKNLSYTAMFHKLKGVWRITGGYEILDVGFGYFLVKFDRMDDREKVLLGGPWMIFGHYIAVKPWTPDFKPCEDTFGETMVWIRISGLSIWYYQDKAMMRIASAVGRPVKVDLATKLAERGKFARACVQINLGLPVVRSVIVDEFEYKVEYEFLHLICDKCNCFGHPATDCRMTPIDSERVDRKETSVTETAARVV, from the coding sequence atgagagaaggagagagcgggAGAGAACGTTTGAGGGTGAAACATGGTGAAGAAGATGGCCATGCCATCgaaagagataagggggagagtgtGGGAGGGTTTGCATCAGGTGTGAAGGAGGGATCAAGTAAAGGCGACCTTAGTTCCAGGGTGACTTCCAAGATTTTGTTTCGTGACAAGGTTATTGGTTCTACGGTAGCCACAGGGATAAATCGAACTGAAGCTCTAGATGAGGATTCCATGGCAGTGGTCACTGGAAAACAAGGAGATCCTATGCCTCCAAGAGTTTGCTTCTCCGAAGAGGCTAGGAACATCCTTTCTGAACCATACAAGGAAGCAATTGTGATTAAGGTTCTTGGAAAAAACCTTAGTTACACGGCCATGTTTCACAAATTGAAAGGGGTATGGAGGATCACCGGTGGATATGAAATCTTGGATGTGGGTTTTGGGTACTTCCTCGTTAAATTTGATCGCATGGACGATCGAGAGAAGGTTTTACTAGGGGGGCCATGGATGATCTTCGGTCACTATATTGCGGTCAAGCCATGGACACCGGATTTTAAACCTTGTGAGGACACTTTCGGGGAGACTATGGTTTGGATTCGAATCTCTGGTTTGAGCATATGGTACTATCAGGATAAAGCCATGATGAGAATCGCTTCTGCTGTGGGAAGACCAGTCAAGGTGGATCTGGCTACTAAGTTGGCGGAAAGGGGAAAATTTGCTCGGGCTTGCGTGCAAATTAATCTTGGTTTGCCGGTGGTCCGGAGTGTGATTGTCGATGAGTTTGAATATAAGGTGGAGTATGAATTCTTACACCTTATTTGTGACAAGTGCAATTGTTTCGGGCATCCAGCAACTGACTGCAGAATGACCCCAATAGATTCGGAAAGGGTGGATCGAAAGGAAACATCAGTGACCGAGACGGCGGCCCGGGTGGTGTAG